The Crocosphaera subtropica ATCC 51142 genome includes a window with the following:
- a CDS encoding lysylphosphatidylglycerol synthase domain-containing protein → MVRRFIQCLPILLAVSLLTLSIVTITHEFKAHNPTEILHYLSNLPTTRKIGVIALTSLGYFIMTGYDFLGFHYIDKFLKPSKIIITAFISYAVGNTIGFTAFSGTAIRYRFYGSWGISKLKIAQLIIFTHLTFWVGLLGVSGVVFLIDPLSLPNILNLPFQSAHPIGFIFLILVSVYFLISFFRKRPLKIGSEFINFPSPKISLASIGIAAMDWGVASGVLYLLLPLSKIVSFPGFFGIYILGLTAGLISNVPGGLGVFETVILLSLPNTISQADILGGLIAYRAIYYFLPLIVAIILLIIKEIQQQRV, encoded by the coding sequence ATGGTTCGGCGTTTTATCCAATGTTTACCCATCCTGTTAGCTGTCTCTTTATTAACTCTTTCTATTGTCACCATTACCCATGAGTTTAAAGCCCATAATCCCACTGAAATTTTACACTATTTAAGTAACCTTCCTACAACTCGCAAAATAGGTGTCATTGCCTTGACAAGTTTAGGCTATTTCATTATGACAGGTTACGATTTTTTGGGATTTCATTATATTGATAAGTTCTTAAAACCCTCTAAAATTATTATTACCGCTTTCATTAGTTATGCCGTGGGTAATACTATTGGTTTTACCGCTTTTTCTGGAACAGCAATTCGTTACCGTTTTTATGGGAGTTGGGGCATTTCTAAGCTAAAAATTGCTCAATTGATTATCTTTACTCATTTGACTTTTTGGGTTGGTTTATTAGGAGTTAGTGGTGTTGTTTTTTTGATTGATCCTTTAAGTTTACCCAATATTTTAAATCTACCTTTTCAATCTGCTCATCCCATTGGTTTTATCTTTTTAATTTTAGTTTCTGTTTATTTTTTAATTAGCTTTTTTAGAAAACGACCTTTAAAAATTGGCTCAGAATTCATTAATTTTCCTTCGCCTAAAATCTCTTTAGCTTCTATTGGCATTGCTGCTATGGACTGGGGAGTAGCTTCAGGGGTATTATATTTATTACTTCCCTTATCAAAAATTGTTTCATTTCCTGGCTTTTTTGGAATTTATATTTTAGGATTAACGGCTGGTTTAATTAGTAATGTTCCTGGAGGATTAGGGGTTTTTGAAACCGTGATTTTATTATCCCTTCCTAATACTATTTCTCAAGCCGATATCTTAGGAGGATTAATTGCTTATCGAGCTATTTATTACTTTTTACCCTTGATAGTTGCCATTATTTTGTTGATCATTAAAGAAATACAACAACAAAGAGTTTAA
- the ctpB gene encoding carboxyl-terminal processing protease CtpB, with protein MNNIIKYLCRHQSLLLGGTLAAIFFHSLALPVNSAPQPEVLEDNPKAIVDEMWQIVNNEFVNRDFNRVDWQAKRRELLSQDYESPKQAYKAIREALEDLGDPYTRFLPPNEFSVLTSQTTGELSGIGVRLAIDKRTSEIYVIEAVKNSPAMKAGLKRGDRLIRINGKPTALMSLEQAQEAITGDLGTEVSLQLSRREKGVFQVTLEREQIEIPAVTYHLEEKEGHRIGYIKLDEFSSHATEQMKLAIEDLGKQQVSGYVLDLRGNPGGLLFASVDIARLWMKKGEIVSTIDRKGGDRHFSANGTSLTDLPLVVLVNEWSASASEILAGALKENGRATVVGTTTYGKGTVQSVHNLSDGSGLAVTIARYYPPSGTDINHKGISPNVYLELTMEQQARLKNDPALMGTDADPQYNRAISILKGRSQPISSPSTPKPVGLRWEELQQTVKDPDPRWQRMQETVN; from the coding sequence ATGAATAACATCATAAAATACTTGTGCCGTCATCAATCACTCTTATTAGGCGGAACCCTAGCAGCAATTTTTTTCCATAGCTTAGCCCTTCCCGTTAATAGTGCGCCCCAACCAGAAGTCTTAGAAGATAATCCCAAAGCCATTGTGGACGAGATGTGGCAAATTGTAAATAATGAATTTGTGAATCGAGATTTTAATCGGGTTGATTGGCAAGCAAAACGTCGGGAATTGTTATCTCAGGACTATGAGAGTCCAAAACAAGCTTATAAAGCCATTCGTGAAGCCTTAGAAGATTTAGGTGACCCTTATACTCGCTTTTTGCCCCCTAATGAATTTTCTGTCTTGACCAGTCAAACCACAGGAGAATTATCGGGAATTGGCGTAAGATTAGCCATCGATAAGCGAACCAGTGAAATTTATGTAATAGAAGCGGTGAAAAACTCCCCTGCCATGAAAGCAGGGTTAAAACGGGGCGATCGCTTAATTCGTATTAACGGCAAACCCACAGCTTTAATGAGCCTAGAACAAGCACAAGAAGCAATTACTGGGGATCTGGGAACAGAAGTCAGTTTACAACTCTCACGACGGGAGAAAGGGGTTTTTCAAGTGACCCTAGAACGAGAACAAATTGAGATCCCAGCAGTCACCTATCATCTCGAAGAAAAAGAAGGCCATCGCATCGGCTATATCAAACTCGATGAGTTTAGTTCCCACGCCACCGAACAAATGAAACTGGCCATCGAAGACTTAGGAAAACAGCAAGTCTCGGGCTATGTTCTTGACTTGCGAGGAAACCCAGGGGGGTTACTGTTTGCCAGTGTAGATATTGCCCGTCTCTGGATGAAAAAAGGAGAAATTGTCAGCACCATTGACCGCAAAGGAGGCGATCGCCATTTTTCCGCTAACGGCACTTCTTTAACCGACTTACCTCTAGTGGTTTTAGTCAACGAATGGTCAGCGAGTGCCAGCGAAATTTTAGCAGGGGCCCTCAAAGAAAATGGACGGGCAACGGTGGTGGGAACCACTACCTATGGTAAAGGGACGGTACAATCGGTTCATAATCTCTCCGATGGTTCAGGGTTAGCGGTAACGATCGCCCGTTATTATCCCCCCAGTGGTACCGATATCAATCATAAAGGGATTAGCCCTAATGTTTATTTAGAATTGACCATGGAGCAGCAAGCTCGCCTCAAAAACGATCCGGCTCTAATGGGAACCGATGCTGATCCCCAATACAATCGTGCCATTTCCATTTTAAAGGGTCGTAGTCAGCCGATTTCTAGCCCTTCTACTCCTAAACCTGTCGGCCTCCGATGGGAAGAGTTACAACAAACTGTCAAAGATCCCGATCCTCGTTGGCAAAGAATGCAGGAAACGGTTAATTAG
- the metH gene encoding methionine synthase, protein MNSTFLNHLNSPKRPVLVFDGATGTSLQSQNLTADDFGGPEYEGCNEYLVHTKPEAVEKVHRGFLEVGADVIETDTFGGTSIVLAEYDLADKAYYLNKKAAEIAKKMAAEYSTPEKPRFVAGSMGPGTKLPTLGHIDFDTLRDAYIEQAEGLYDGGADLLIIETCQDVLQIKAALNAVEAVFEKKRNRLPIMVSITMETMGTMLVGTEISAALAILEPYKIDILGLNCATGPEQMKEHIKYLSEHSPFIVSCIPNAGLPENVGGQAHYRLTPIELKMALMHFIEDLGVQIIGGCCGTRPDHIKALSELSQDLTPKERHPDYEPSAASIYSTQPYIQDNSFLIVGERLNASGSKKCRQLLDAEDWDSLVSLAKSQVKEGAHVLDVNVDYVGRDGVRDMHELASRLVNNITLPLMLDSTEWQKMESGLKVAGGKCILNSTNYEDGEERFLKVLELAKKYGAGVVVGTIDEEGMGRTADKKFEIAKRAYNAAIDYGIPAHEIFFDPLALPISTGIEEDRENGKATVEAIKRIREELPGCHIILGISNISFGLNPAARQVLNSVFLYESMQVGLDGAIVSASKILPLVKIEEDHQKVCRDLIYDRREFDGDICTYDPLTKLTELFAGKTTKKDPSKTASLPIEERLKQHIIDGERLGLEDALSEALKQYPPLDIINVFLLDGMKTVGELFGSGQMQLPFVLQSAQTMKAAVAYLEPFMDKEEGEENDSGKGKFLIATVKGDVHDIGKNLVDIILSNNGYKVINLGIKQPVENIIQAYEEHQPDCIAMSGLLVKSTAFMKDNLEVFNERGIDVPVILGGAALTPKFVYEDCQNTYKGKVVYGKDAFSDLHFMDKLMPAKSAENWDNLQGFLGEFTDNNSLFQEERGEKAAEKATEKNGKSSTQETPTVIDTKRSEAVEILEPATPPFWGTKILKSNEFDLNEIFWYLDLQALIAGQWQFRKPKDQSREEYEAFLAEKVYPILEEWKQKVVTENLLHPTVIYGYFPCQSQDNSLLVYDPETIRNANNKIPEDLDPIWKIDFPRQKSGRRLCIADFFSPKESGKIDVFPMQAVTVGDIATEYAQKLFAANDYTNYLYYHGMAVQTAEALAEWTHAKIRRELGFADKEPDNIREMLQQHYQGSRYSFGYPACPNIQDQYKQLEVMGCDRINMYMDESEQIYPEQSTTAIIAYHPVAKYFSA, encoded by the coding sequence ATGAATAGTACCTTCCTCAATCATCTCAACAGTCCTAAACGTCCTGTCCTCGTCTTTGACGGTGCAACCGGAACCTCCTTACAAAGCCAAAATTTGACCGCAGATGACTTCGGAGGACCCGAATACGAAGGGTGCAATGAATATTTAGTGCATACCAAACCCGAAGCAGTGGAAAAGGTGCATCGAGGGTTTTTAGAGGTAGGTGCAGATGTGATTGAAACGGACACTTTTGGGGGGACTTCTATTGTCCTTGCAGAGTATGATTTAGCAGATAAAGCTTACTATTTGAATAAAAAAGCAGCAGAAATCGCTAAAAAAATGGCTGCTGAATATTCTACTCCAGAAAAGCCCCGTTTTGTGGCAGGTTCTATGGGTCCTGGAACGAAGTTACCGACTTTGGGACATATTGATTTTGATACTCTGAGAGACGCATACATCGAACAAGCAGAGGGATTATACGATGGGGGTGCAGATTTATTAATTATTGAAACTTGTCAGGATGTATTGCAAATAAAAGCAGCTTTAAACGCAGTTGAAGCGGTTTTTGAGAAGAAGAGAAACCGCTTACCAATTATGGTTTCGATTACGATGGAAACCATGGGGACGATGTTAGTGGGAACGGAAATAAGTGCAGCCTTAGCCATTTTAGAACCCTATAAAATTGACATTTTAGGACTCAATTGTGCTACAGGTCCTGAACAGATGAAAGAACATATAAAATATCTATCAGAACATTCACCTTTTATTGTTTCATGTATTCCTAATGCGGGTTTACCTGAGAATGTTGGGGGACAAGCTCATTATCGTTTGACTCCTATAGAATTAAAAATGGCATTAATGCACTTTATTGAAGATTTAGGGGTACAAATTATTGGGGGATGTTGTGGCACTCGTCCCGATCATATTAAAGCATTATCAGAACTTTCGCAAGATTTAACCCCCAAAGAACGGCATCCAGACTATGAACCTTCGGCAGCTTCAATTTATAGCACACAGCCCTATATCCAAGATAATTCATTCCTAATTGTTGGGGAACGATTAAACGCCAGTGGATCTAAGAAATGTCGTCAGTTATTAGATGCTGAAGACTGGGATAGTTTAGTGTCTTTAGCAAAATCTCAGGTCAAAGAAGGGGCCCACGTTTTAGATGTAAACGTGGATTATGTGGGACGAGATGGGGTGCGAGATATGCACGAATTAGCCTCTCGTTTAGTTAATAATATCACCCTTCCTTTGATGCTTGATTCTACAGAATGGCAAAAAATGGAATCAGGTTTAAAGGTTGCTGGTGGTAAATGTATTCTTAATTCCACTAACTATGAAGACGGAGAAGAACGGTTTTTAAAAGTATTAGAATTAGCTAAAAAATACGGTGCTGGTGTGGTAGTTGGAACCATTGATGAAGAAGGAATGGGACGCACCGCAGATAAAAAATTTGAGATAGCAAAACGAGCTTACAATGCAGCCATAGATTATGGAATTCCTGCTCATGAAATCTTCTTTGATCCCTTAGCATTACCTATTTCTACAGGAATAGAAGAGGACAGAGAAAACGGAAAAGCTACTGTTGAAGCCATAAAACGTATTCGAGAAGAATTACCAGGATGTCATATAATATTAGGTATTTCTAATATTTCTTTTGGCTTAAATCCTGCGGCCAGACAAGTATTAAACTCCGTATTTTTATATGAGTCAATGCAAGTCGGTTTAGATGGGGCTATTGTTAGTGCCAGTAAAATTTTACCTTTAGTAAAAATTGAAGAAGACCATCAAAAAGTCTGTCGTGATTTAATTTATGATCGACGAGAATTTGATGGTGATATTTGTACCTATGATCCGTTGACCAAGTTAACCGAATTATTTGCAGGAAAAACAACCAAAAAAGATCCCTCGAAAACGGCTAGTTTACCCATAGAAGAAAGACTCAAACAACATATCATAGATGGGGAACGGTTGGGGTTAGAAGATGCACTATCAGAAGCATTAAAACAATATCCTCCTCTCGATATCATCAACGTCTTTTTATTAGATGGAATGAAGACAGTAGGGGAGTTATTTGGTTCGGGACAAATGCAGTTACCTTTTGTCCTACAATCTGCACAAACCATGAAAGCGGCTGTTGCTTACTTAGAACCTTTTATGGATAAAGAAGAAGGAGAAGAAAATGATAGTGGAAAAGGTAAGTTTCTCATTGCAACGGTTAAAGGAGATGTCCATGATATCGGTAAAAATTTAGTGGATATTATCCTCTCTAATAACGGTTATAAAGTGATTAATTTAGGAATTAAACAACCCGTCGAAAACATTATCCAAGCGTATGAAGAACATCAACCAGACTGCATTGCCATGAGTGGTTTATTGGTGAAATCAACCGCATTTATGAAGGATAATTTAGAGGTATTTAATGAGCGTGGTATAGATGTTCCTGTTATCCTAGGAGGCGCAGCCTTAACCCCGAAATTTGTCTATGAAGACTGTCAAAACACCTATAAAGGTAAAGTCGTTTATGGAAAAGATGCTTTTTCTGATTTGCATTTCATGGATAAATTGATGCCAGCAAAATCAGCAGAAAACTGGGATAATTTACAAGGATTTTTAGGAGAATTTACCGATAATAATAGTCTCTTTCAAGAAGAAAGAGGAGAAAAAGCAGCCGAAAAAGCTACTGAGAAAAATGGTAAGTCTTCAACACAAGAAACCCCGACAGTTATCGATACAAAACGATCAGAAGCCGTTGAAATCTTGGAACCTGCTACCCCTCCATTCTGGGGGACAAAAATTCTAAAATCCAATGAATTCGACTTAAATGAAATTTTCTGGTACTTAGATTTACAAGCATTAATCGCAGGTCAATGGCAATTTCGTAAGCCTAAAGACCAGTCACGGGAAGAATATGAAGCATTTTTAGCTGAAAAAGTTTATCCTATTTTAGAAGAGTGGAAACAAAAAGTAGTCACAGAAAACTTATTGCATCCTACGGTTATTTACGGTTACTTTCCTTGTCAATCTCAAGATAATAGTTTACTCGTTTATGATCCAGAAACTATTAGAAATGCTAACAATAAGATCCCAGAAGATTTAGACCCCATCTGGAAAATTGACTTTCCCCGTCAAAAATCTGGCCGTCGTCTCTGTATTGCAGACTTCTTTTCCCCGAAAGAATCAGGAAAAATAGATGTCTTCCCGATGCAAGCCGTAACAGTAGGGGATATTGCTACAGAATACGCTCAAAAACTTTTTGCTGCTAACGATTACACCAACTATCTCTATTATCATGGGATGGCCGTTCAAACCGCCGAAGCATTAGCGGAATGGACACACGCTAAAATTCGCCGAGAATTAGGATTTGCAGACAAAGAACCCGATAATATTCGAGAAATGCTACAACAACACTATCAAGGTTCCCGTTATAGCTTCGGATATCCAGCCTGTCCCAATATTCAAGATCAATATAAACAATTGGAAGTGATGGGATGCGATCGCATTAATATGTATATGGATGAAAGTGAGCAAATTTACCCTGAACAGTCTACCACTGCGATTATTGCTTATCATCCTGTCGCTAAGTATTTTAGTGCGTAG
- a CDS encoding YcjF family protein, whose product MPLPRLIILILGLSVILGLIIWLINSIYRLYISISFTAPLLANFLIFLIMGLLGLLIYAFIYYFNIFSSRRSKRRRDQRYRHLKLPEQKTEAAQENLNAIRRQLETIQDKVAQKALLNRSQEIAENLNRGEFKVVIFGTGSAGKTSLVNALLGEIIGQVQATMGTTKIGETYALKLKGLSREILITDTPGILEAGIEGTEREKLARQLATEADLLLFVVDNDLRQSEYKPLQILVDIGKRSLLVFNKVDLYTEEEETQILQQLRERVKSFIPEQDVISVAANPQTFPSQTGQTIQPSPDILPLIKRLATILRAEGEDLIADNILLQSQRLGEEARQLIDRQRKRQSDQIIDRYQWISAGVIAVTPLPVVDMLATAAVNAQMVIEIGKVYGCEINSDRGKELALSLGKTLVSLGVVKGAVDLLGKALQLHIATYLVGKAIQGVTAAYLTRIAGKSFVEYFRQDQDWGDGGITEVVQRQFQLSRKDEFLKAFVKDAITKVVKPLSDSWEEETEEIEDSTLLKQPPLQQQAVLEEEEDDW is encoded by the coding sequence ATGCCTCTTCCTCGTTTAATTATTTTAATTCTTGGCTTAAGTGTAATTCTCGGATTAATTATTTGGTTAATTAACTCTATTTACCGACTTTATATATCCATTTCTTTTACGGCTCCCCTATTAGCTAATTTTCTTATTTTTCTCATTATGGGATTATTAGGATTATTAATCTATGCTTTTATTTATTATTTTAATATTTTTTCTTCTCGTCGCTCTAAACGTCGTCGTGATCAGCGTTATCGTCACCTAAAATTACCCGAACAAAAAACCGAAGCTGCTCAAGAAAACTTAAACGCTATTCGCAGACAACTAGAAACCATTCAAGATAAAGTAGCACAAAAAGCATTATTAAATCGCTCCCAAGAAATTGCTGAAAATTTAAACAGAGGAGAGTTTAAAGTCGTTATTTTTGGCACAGGATCAGCCGGAAAAACATCTTTAGTCAACGCCTTACTAGGAGAAATTATCGGTCAAGTTCAAGCAACAATGGGAACGACAAAAATAGGAGAAACCTATGCTCTAAAATTAAAAGGGTTATCCAGAGAAATACTAATTACTGATACCCCTGGCATCCTAGAAGCAGGAATAGAAGGAACAGAACGAGAAAAATTAGCGAGACAGTTAGCAACTGAAGCTGATTTACTATTATTTGTAGTAGACAATGATTTAAGACAATCGGAATATAAACCCTTACAAATTTTAGTTGATATTGGTAAGCGATCGCTTTTGGTTTTTAATAAAGTGGATCTTTATACCGAAGAAGAAGAAACACAAATCCTGCAACAACTCAGAGAAAGGGTTAAATCATTTATACCCGAACAAGATGTTATTTCTGTTGCAGCTAATCCCCAAACCTTTCCATCCCAAACCGGTCAAACTATACAACCGTCCCCTGATATTCTTCCCCTAATTAAACGACTGGCAACTATTTTAAGAGCAGAAGGAGAGGACTTAATTGCTGATAATATTTTACTGCAATCTCAACGATTGGGAGAAGAAGCTAGACAACTTATTGATCGTCAAAGAAAACGACAAAGTGATCAGATTATTGATCGTTATCAATGGATTAGTGCCGGGGTAATTGCTGTTACGCCTTTACCCGTGGTTGATATGTTAGCAACGGCTGCGGTTAATGCCCAAATGGTAATCGAAATCGGCAAAGTTTATGGGTGCGAAATTAATAGCGATCGGGGTAAAGAATTAGCCCTATCCTTGGGTAAAACCTTAGTCAGTTTAGGGGTGGTTAAAGGGGCGGTGGATCTCCTAGGCAAAGCCTTACAATTGCATATAGCCACCTATTTAGTCGGTAAAGCTATTCAAGGGGTAACCGCAGCTTATTTAACCCGTATTGCTGGTAAGAGTTTTGTTGAATATTTCCGTCAAGATCAAGACTGGGGTGATGGAGGTATAACAGAAGTAGTACAAAGACAGTTTCAATTGAGTCGAAAAGATGAATTTCTCAAAGCTTTTGTAAAAGATGCCATTACCAAAGTCGTGAAACCTTTATCAGACAGTTGGGAAGAAGAGACAGAAGAGATAGAAGATAGCACACTCCTCAAACAACCTCCTCTGCAACAACAAGCCGTCTTAGAAGAAGAGGAGGATGATTGGTAA
- a CDS encoding type II toxin-antitoxin system VapC family toxin has protein sequence MIVLDTHIWFWYINESFEQFPLEWVEKIRQAEGVGVSSISCYKIVLAHSKGRLEINMDIQQWLIDALEPSGRELLPLTAEIAVRAVNLSPIHKDPFDRIIITTSLKYQAKLASIDGLLRQYPELKNYLM, from the coding sequence ATGATTGTTCTTGATACTCATATTTGGTTTTGGTATATCAATGAAAGTTTTGAGCAGTTTCCTTTAGAATGGGTAGAAAAAATTCGACAAGCCGAGGGAGTCGGAGTGTCATCAATTTCTTGTTATAAAATTGTTTTGGCTCATAGCAAAGGTCGTTTAGAAATCAATATGGATATTCAACAATGGCTGATAGATGCTTTAGAGCCTTCAGGTCGTGAATTATTACCTTTGACAGCAGAAATTGCAGTTAGAGCCGTTAATTTGTCTCCTATTCACAAAGACCCATTCGACCGTATCATCATCACTACATCCCTAAAATATCAAGCAAAGTTAGCTAGTATTGATGGTTTATTGAGACAATATCCAGAACTTAAGAATTATTTGATGTAA
- a CDS encoding chloride channel protein, with product MQPHLMPQRLYQWFKSRNFALNATDTRYALVEASLIGVLSAIAALILKQGVGWLGGWRVALANEFGGIVVLPLGGLILGYLAGWIIETLSPTATGGGITQVKAALARYPVPLSLRVAIVKLIGTILVLGGGLTLGRRAPTVHIGAALAAQLSSWVPTSPEHRRQMIAAGAAAGLAAGFTTPIAGVLFVIEELMRDVSGLTLETAIVASFTGAVVSLILQSSTLNLPSSLLELPDITFSALDIPFYLLLGILAGVLGALFNRGLLLSVKIQHQFNLPLSWRIGLMGMVSGIIIAVLPPFFRDNAGLRIILVTGELDWSRILLAFVAHFFLTILAYSANTPGGLFGPALVLGSALGYLVGDFEQFLTGTGTQSSYALAGMGAFFTAVVRVPVTAIVFVFELNTDFNIVLPLMVTCAVSYIVAESVSRGSLYEHMLHARGIYINEAATGQDFLSKLTASQVMESHVETLSSDLSLDEVLQAMSNSTHRGFPVVEQGQLVGIVTQTDLAKLKKVPGYTPLSEFMTRRPITVQAESSLSDVLYLLNRYQLSRLPVTEGHKLVGIITRTDIIRIEANQLQGDDTTINEVVPDPSYIAYQTRAPLAGEGRILLPLVNPDTATSLFKISAAIAQKQNQEIECLQVITVPKHSDPAQTPVITQHSRQLLQRTERLGRQYHLPVHTQIRIAHDRAQAILDTIRERHIDLMVLQWTDDNHSPGTIFDPVIDVLIRKATCELVLVKLGQEKEAYPQTLDKDATWLLPIAGGPNAKRAMELLPGLIKLYTRPRSPIIWLCQVFSPHKATPNYQSLEVAAKRLKEELERPVIPLPVRSQSVADAIIHLAEAETCDVVMLGVSREGLLVQVMQGNLPKMIAQQVKSTVILVRGKLDN from the coding sequence ATGCAGCCTCATTTAATGCCTCAACGTCTTTATCAATGGTTCAAATCAAGAAACTTTGCTCTTAATGCCACGGACACCCGTTATGCCTTAGTAGAAGCAAGTTTAATTGGAGTGCTTTCAGCGATCGCAGCCTTGATCCTCAAACAAGGGGTCGGTTGGTTAGGAGGTTGGCGTGTTGCCTTAGCCAATGAATTCGGCGGAATAGTCGTGCTTCCCTTGGGAGGACTTATTTTAGGCTATTTAGCCGGTTGGATCATCGAAACCCTGTCCCCCACAGCGACAGGAGGCGGGATCACTCAAGTTAAAGCAGCCTTAGCCCGATATCCGGTGCCTTTATCTTTACGGGTCGCCATCGTTAAATTGATTGGAACCATTTTAGTCTTAGGAGGAGGGTTAACCCTCGGCCGTCGTGCGCCAACTGTTCATATTGGGGCCGCTTTAGCAGCGCAACTAAGTAGCTGGGTTCCTACCTCCCCAGAACATCGACGACAAATGATCGCAGCCGGGGCAGCAGCAGGACTCGCAGCCGGTTTTACCACCCCCATTGCCGGGGTTTTATTTGTCATTGAAGAGTTGATGCGGGATGTGTCGGGGTTAACCCTAGAAACGGCTATTGTCGCCTCTTTTACTGGGGCAGTGGTGTCTTTAATTTTGCAATCGTCTACCCTCAATTTGCCCTCCTCATTATTAGAACTGCCCGATATTACCTTTTCTGCCTTAGATATTCCCTTTTATCTGCTTCTAGGCATCTTAGCCGGGGTCTTAGGGGCTTTATTTAATCGAGGACTCCTGCTAAGTGTCAAAATACAACATCAGTTCAATTTACCCTTATCCTGGCGCATTGGTTTAATGGGAATGGTTTCAGGTATCATCATCGCAGTCCTGCCTCCCTTCTTTCGCGATAATGCAGGACTGCGGATTATTTTGGTCACGGGGGAATTAGATTGGAGTCGCATTTTATTGGCTTTCGTCGCTCATTTTTTCCTCACCATTTTGGCCTATAGTGCTAACACCCCTGGAGGGTTATTCGGTCCAGCACTGGTATTGGGATCGGCCTTAGGGTATTTAGTGGGAGATTTTGAGCAATTTTTGACAGGAACGGGTACTCAATCGAGTTATGCCTTAGCCGGAATGGGGGCGTTTTTCACCGCAGTCGTCAGGGTTCCGGTAACAGCGATCGTCTTTGTCTTTGAACTCAATACGGATTTCAATATTGTTTTACCCTTGATGGTGACTTGTGCTGTTTCTTATATCGTGGCTGAGAGTGTCTCGCGGGGATCTCTCTACGAACATATGTTACACGCTCGTGGGATCTATATTAATGAAGCGGCCACAGGACAGGATTTTCTCTCCAAACTCACTGCGTCTCAGGTCATGGAGTCTCACGTTGAAACTCTATCCAGTGATTTGTCCTTAGATGAAGTCCTGCAAGCCATGTCTAACTCTACTCATCGGGGGTTTCCTGTGGTTGAGCAAGGTCAATTAGTCGGCATTGTTACCCAGACGGATCTAGCTAAATTGAAGAAAGTGCCAGGATATACTCCCTTATCAGAATTTATGACCCGACGACCCATTACGGTACAAGCAGAGTCCTCTTTAAGTGATGTGTTATACCTTCTCAACCGTTATCAATTGTCCCGTCTTCCCGTAACAGAAGGCCATAAATTAGTCGGAATTATTACCCGAACAGATATTATTCGCATTGAAGCTAATCAGTTACAAGGGGATGATACCACCATCAATGAGGTGGTTCCTGATCCATCCTATATTGCCTATCAAACACGGGCCCCCTTAGCTGGTGAGGGTCGCATTTTATTGCCGTTGGTTAACCCCGATACGGCAACCTCTCTGTTTAAAATTAGTGCAGCGATCGCTCAAAAACAAAACCAGGAAATCGAATGTTTACAGGTGATTACCGTTCCTAAACACAGTGACCCTGCCCAAACCCCGGTTATTACCCAACATAGTCGTCAATTATTACAAAGAACCGAACGATTAGGCCGTCAATATCATCTTCCTGTTCATACTCAAATTCGTATTGCCCACGATCGCGCCCAAGCCATTTTAGATACCATTCGAGAACGACACATCGATCTCATGGTTTTACAATGGACCGATGACAATCACAGTCCAGGGACGATTTTTGACCCAGTGATTGATGTTTTAATTCGTAAAGCTACTTGCGAATTAGTTCTAGTTAAACTAGGTCAAGAAAAAGAAGCGTATCCCCAAACCTTAGATAAAGATGCCACTTGGTTACTTCCCATTGCTGGTGGTCCCAATGCCAAACGAGCCATGGAATTGTTACCCGGATTAATCAAATTATATACTCGTCCTCGTTCCCCTATTATTTGGTTATGTCAGGTATTTTCTCCCCATAAAGCTACCCCTAATTATCAATCCTTAGAAGTTGCAGCTAAACGTTTAAAAGAAGAACTTGAACGTCCTGTGATTCCCCTTCCTGTTCGTTCTCAGTCTGTGGCCGATGCCATCATTCATTTAGCCGAAGCAGAAACCTGTGATGTGGTCATGTTGGGGGTGAGTCGAGAAGGTTTATTAGTGCAAGTAATGCAAGGTAATCTGCCTAAAATGATCGCTCAACAGGTGAAAAGTACGGTGATTTTAGTGCGAGGAAAGTTAGATAATTAG
- a CDS encoding YggT family protein gives MDSSITQLIFQTLSAFLNIYLVLLFVRILLSWFQSAEWAMNAMSFLSPITDPYLNIFRSIIPPLGGIDFSAILAILALQFLSSAIDSLYVSSMTGF, from the coding sequence ATGGATAGTTCCATTACCCAATTAATTTTTCAAACCCTCAGCGCATTTCTTAACATCTATTTAGTATTACTCTTTGTTCGCATTCTCTTATCGTGGTTTCAAAGCGCAGAATGGGCGATGAATGCCATGTCTTTTTTAAGTCCCATTACTGACCCTTATCTTAACATTTTCCGTTCTATTATTCCCCCATTAGGTGGTATCGATTTTTCTGCCATTTTAGCGATTTTGGCTTTACAATTTCTTTCGAGTGCCATCGATAGCTTATATGTTTCTAGCATGACAGGATTTTAA